The Clostridium sporogenes region GCTTAATTGGTAGTCATTATTAGAGAGAAAATGTAAACTTTGTTGTAAGAAAAAGTATATTTATTTTCATATAAATAATTAGTTGGAGGCAGAGTTTATGAAAGAAATAATGATGATGATTAATCCATTTAAGGAGGATGTAGGTGATATTTCTAAAAAAGTATATGTAATTAAAAAATTACTTGGCTTTATTGTAGTATTTATATCATCCAATATTATTGCAGAGGTTATAGTAATATTGGGACTAGCTGCAGCAGGTTATAATTTTTTACAAGGAGAGATGCCCAGTAAGGATTTTATGATGTTAATTAAGTATTATGGGGTTTCGATTCACTTGGTAATAACAATACTATATTGCAAGTTTATAGAAAATAGAAACTTAGAAAGTATGGGGATTGTAAAAAAGAAAATTGGGAAGTCCTATTTTTTAGGAACAGGAATAGCAGTAATACTAATTTGTATTATATTTGTTTTATGCGTATTCAGTGGGGCTGTTGTATATTATGAGAAAGATAATGATATAAATACAATCCTTATTTTAGCATATCTAGGAGGTTTTATTATTCAAGGTGCTATGGAAGAAATTATGTGTAGAGGATTTTTGATGAATTCACTTCTATATAAAATTCCTACTAACATAGCAATATTGATTAGTTCAGTTATGTTCGCATTTCCACATTTTTCTACGCTTTTTCAGTCAAATATAATAGTTGTAATTGTAGGAATAGTTAATTTGTTATTATTTTCCACGGTAGTATCTTTGTTAATGATTAAGTATAATAATATATGGGTATCATGTGCTGTTCATAGTATTTGGAATTTTATGCTATCAATTATAATTGGAATTAATCTAAGTGGTTCAAACAGTACATCATCAGTGTTTAAATTTAGTGCTAATGAAAATATGGAACTGTTAAGTGGTGGCAAATATGGAATAGAGGCTGGGCTAATTTGTACAATAGTATTAATTTTGTTTATTATAGTATTAGGTAGAAAGATTAAGAGGTAGAGAGGTAAGGCCATGGCGTTTAGTAATAAATTATAT contains the following coding sequences:
- a CDS encoding CPBP family intramembrane glutamic endopeptidase yields the protein MKEIMMMINPFKEDVGDISKKVYVIKKLLGFIVVFISSNIIAEVIVILGLAAAGYNFLQGEMPSKDFMMLIKYYGVSIHLVITILYCKFIENRNLESMGIVKKKIGKSYFLGTGIAVILICIIFVLCVFSGAVVYYEKDNDINTILILAYLGGFIIQGAMEEIMCRGFLMNSLLYKIPTNIAILISSVMFAFPHFSTLFQSNIIVVIVGIVNLLLFSTVVSLLMIKYNNIWVSCAVHSIWNFMLSIIIGINLSGSNSTSSVFKFSANENMELLSGGKYGIEAGLICTIVLILFIIVLGRKIKR